CTTGGCCAACTTGTTGGACAAGGGGTTTCATGATGGCGCAATTTTTTTCAGTTCAGACACCTTGGCCCAGGGCGGCCTGGAGGAAGCTCGTTCCCGCGGGATAACCGTGCCAGAAACCCTTGCAATCGTCGGGTTTGGCGATCAGCCCTACGCTGCCTATACCTGCCCCAGTTTGAGCACGGTCCGATTCGATCGGACTGAAATCGGGCGCCGGGCCGCAGATGTCCTTCTCGAGCGAATTGAAGGCAAGCCTGTTCAGCAAAATATTATCGATGTCGGGTTCAGTATTGTCGAGAGGGAGACAACCTGAGTCATTAGCTGGCCTCATCTCGCTTTTGCCCGGGAGATTTTCTATACGCACAACCGGTGACGGTTATTACTGGGCTGACTTAAAGAGCCCCAAGATAGACATTTTTACGATCTGCTAGGTTTGGGTCTTTTTCAGGAGCGGACAGTACAGCCCCTCGCCATTTCTCATCGGCACCATGCAGCGGTTGCATGAAATACAATCTGCACTGCGGGCCGCATCATTGCGCCAGATGTCAGGCAGGTCCGGTTGCCTGATGAGGGGCCGGCTCAAGGCAACGGCATCGCAGATTCCCTGATTGACTAGTTCTTCTGCGCTGGCCGCATTACGGATTCCTCCGACCAGAATCAACGGAAGAGCGAGTTTTTTCTTAAATTGTTCTGCCGCATCCCGGTACCAGACGGAATCGTCTCCGACCCGAATCGGATTCTGTTTCCCGGACAACGGAGTGCCGCCACTCATTTCCACAGCGTCAAGACCTGCCTGTTCCAGCATCCCGGCGATTTCGATCATTTCCGCGGGTTGCAGTCCTCCGGCAACAAAATCCGCAGCATTCATCTTCATCAGGATCGGAAAGTGTTCTCCAGCAACTTGGCGGATTCCGCTGACGATGTCGAGGACTATCCTGGCGCGTTTGGCCGTGCTGCCGCCCCAGTCATCGGTCCGGCGATTAAACAGGGGTGAGAGAAACGTTGAGAGCAGGTAGCCATGGGCGGCATGAATCTGCACCCCGTCACAACCCGCCTGCTGGGCGCGTTTGGCCGCGCTGACGAAGCCGGCGATAGTCCGGGCGATATCCTCTTCGTCCATTGCCGGAGCATCGGCAACCCCGCAGGCACCGGCGGACGGTCCTTTGGCCGGAAGGTCAAGAAGCGGAAGGTCCGCTCTTGCTCCGGCATGGGCGAGCTGGAGGATAAAACGGGCAGTGGGCGAACTGTGAACTGCTGCGGCCATTTGGCGGACCCCGGGCAGCTGAGCCTCTTCGGCCAGACCCAGTTGCCAGCGACTGGCACGACCTTCAGGCAGCACAAAAGCGTGACCGGAGATGAGTGTACCGGTTCCGCCATGGGCCAGTTCGGTCAGCAGCTGGAGCAGTTCAGGGCGTGGCAGGCCAGCGCTGTCCGCCATCCCTTCGTGGGTGGCGGAGCGGACAATTCGATTGCGAACGGCAAGGCGTCCAAGGTTGACTTTGGAAAACAGGCCTGGCATTGGTGTCTCCTGACATGTGTACAGATTGATGTGGCTGGTTCCGACCGGGTTGTGTCACCGGGCCAGTTCAGGCAATGCGATATCTTAACTGGTTTGCCCCGGTGAAGGTAGGATGAAATTGCTGCGCGGCCCAGGTCGTCACCCGCGGCACTGTGCCAGGAGCTAAATTATGGTTTTTCTTAATTTTGATTTGTTTTTGCCGTGCTTATCCTGTATAGGCTGAGGAGGATTTCAGGTCAGCTCTGACAGCGTGGTGAAAAAGGCCCTCCCCGGACTTTCCCAGACACGGTGGGGATGTTATTTTTCCCGCCATGCAGAATCAATAAATTAAAAGAATCTCTGCTGAATTTTGATTGCCCATCCATGGGGTCGGCAGACTGTTTTGCAACAGCCCGCTAGGTATCTTGAGGAAAATTGTGTAGACTGGACAGAATCTACAAAGGGGAATTTTAAAGAACAGGAGAAAGAATCGATGAGAATTGGATTTATCGGACTGGGAATCATGGGCAAGCCCATGTGCAAAAACCTGATGAAAGCCGGTCATAAACTGGTTGTTATGGATCTTGACGTCGACAAGACCGACGAACTGGTGGCGATGGGGGCGAAAGTGGTCATGACTCCCAAGGCTGTCGCCCAGAACGCTGATATCATTATTGTTATCCTGCGGAATTCGCCGGATGTCGAGGCTGTGGTCTTAGGGACGGACGGCATCATTGATGGTGTAAAAGCGGGCAGTATTGTCATTGACATGACTTCAATTGCCCCGGCAGTGAGTAAAAAAGTTGCGACAGAACTGGCCAAGAAAGATGTCGAAATGCTCGATGCTCCGGTCAGTGGCGGTGAACCGAAAGCCATTGACGGCACGCTGTCTATCATGGTCGGCGGCAAGAAAGAAGTCTTTGACAAGTGCTACGGCATTTTGAAAGACATGGCCGCCTCTGTTGTTCATACCGGCTCCATCGGCGCTGGAAATATTACCAAGCTGGCCAATCAGATTATCGTCGCCCTGAATATTGCCGCCATGTCTGAGGCACTGGTGCTGGCGACCAAGGCCGGGGTCGAGCCTGAGCTGGTTTTCCAGGCCATCCGTGGCGGCCTGGCCGGCAGTGCGGTGCTGGATGCCAAAGCTCCGCTGGTTATGGAGCGCAATTTCAACCCCGGAATGCGTATTTATCATCACATGAAGGATCTTGGCAACGTTCTGCAAACCTCCCATGAAATAGGGGTTCCGCTGCCGTTGACAGCTTCCGTCCTGGAGATGATGCAGGCCATGAAGGTTGAGGGGCTGGACCACCTCGATCATGCTGCGCTGATTTGTTATTACGAAAAACTCGCCAAGGTCGAAGTCAAACGTTAGCTTTTCGCCTTCTCCCGGCTGCCGATTAAGCTCGGAGCCGGGAGAAGGTGAAGATCAAGCCTGTCGCAGAACCGCCTCTGCAAATCAAGCTCTTTTACTTTCATCCGATTCCATCCCATATAAAATTAAAAGCAGGACAAAGTCCAAGCGCAGCACGAAAAAAACTATTGATTTGGCCGGGCTATCTGACCAGGGGAGGCTTTTGGCAGACTGTTGAAAAAACGTCCACCGAGCCCATGGATGGGCGATCAAAATCAATGACGCCTTTTTAAATCATTGATTTTGTAAGGTGGAGGGCATCGCACCTTTTTCAACAACCTGCTAACGGGGCTGCTGCCATCATGTTGGGATGCGATGAAGGCACATGTCGAATGCCTTCGCTTTTCACAATATCAACCCAGTAAGGTTTCGTTGAGTTTCCTTAAAGCAGAAAAGATTTCATCTCGACTGCCCTGATTGTCTATTGCTGCCCTAAAACCCGGATCGCGTAGTGCAAAGCTGAGTTTGGACAACAGATGAAGATGCGCACGTAAGGTGGGTGAAATCATACAAAACAACGTGTGAACCGGTTTCTTATCCAGAGCATGAAAATCAACGGGATTTTCCAGAAAAGCCAGAGTAACGCTGGGTTTCGTTACATGCAATAAGACAGGATTACGCGGGTGGGGGATGGCGATACCATCACCGATGCCGGTTGATGCGAGTTTTTCACGCGCTTTAAGCACTTTAAGCAAATAATCCCGATCAACCTCCTCCGGCAGTCTTAACTCGTCAACAAGTTTTGTCAGGACTTCATGACGTGATGTTCCGTCCAGCCGATAAACAACCCCTCCAGATTCCAAAGATTCGATCAATGTTGGCAATGGGGAGTCATCCGTATCTGGCTCAAGAAAAGCTTCAGCCGCGATCCCCATTCGTCTTGAGGTCGCCCATTCCAACAATTCCGAGCGGTTAAAGCGATATTGCTCATGAACCCTGTAAACGGGCATGACCTCTTGCTTGATCCAGCGATAAATCGTTTTTTCTGAGACACTTAAAAGCCTGGCAGCGTCTTTAACGGAAGTATTCATGGAGCCCCTTGGAAAAATGTCACTTGTCATGGACAGGCTAAGACATTAGCAATGCACAGATACGAATGTCAACTGAACTGACTGCCATGAGAAGGGCGGGTTTGTGCTTCCAACTGGGTAAAAAAGCCATTTTTTAGGATCTTTACCGCTCTTCTGACCTCTCCGGTTTGCCATACTTTCTCTGTTGACAATAATCTCCATCAGAGAGTAATGTCCAAAAATGTCCATAGTTAAAGAGTAATGCTCCTATCGAGGGTCAAATGAATGTAGCAGTCAAGGATGCCTCCAGGCTTCTGTCCGTTTCGGAGAAAACCATCTATCGATGGCTGAAATCTGGTGTGCTCCCCGCTTACAAACTGAACGGAAGCTATCGTTTCAATACTGCTGAATTGTTGGAATGGGCAATGGCCCACCGCATCGGTGTGACCACCGATGCTCTTGAAGAAGCCGAACCCCAAGACAGGGCTCTCCCCAATCTATTTTCAGCCCTTGAAGCTGGAGGCATCCATTATCGCCTCGAAGGGAATTCGCGCGACGAGGTCCTCGCAGGGGCGGTGGCCGGGCTGCGCCTTCCAGACGAAATCAATCGGCATGAATTGACAAAATCACTGATTGCACGTGAAAAACTTGCCTCCACAGCTCTTGGCAATGGGGTTGCGGCACCTCATCCGCGCAGTCCAGGTCTGCCTTTTGCCGGCCGGTCAACCGTCGCGCTGTTTTTTCTTGAGAAACCGGTCAGCTTCGCTGC
This genomic window from Pelobacter seleniigenes DSM 18267 contains:
- a CDS encoding PTS sugar transporter subunit IIA; the protein is MNVAVKDASRLLSVSEKTIYRWLKSGVLPAYKLNGSYRFNTAELLEWAMAHRIGVTTDALEEAEPQDRALPNLFSALEAGGIHYRLEGNSRDEVLAGAVAGLRLPDEINRHELTKSLIAREKLASTALGNGVAAPHPRSPGLPFAGRSTVALFFLEKPVSFAALDGQLTHSLFVIIAATLREHLYLLSKLTFVLRNQQFQYLLNHQASREQLYSGLKEAEADLVEEQDLALKSLKKVDARDALHA
- a CDS encoding PTS sugar transporter subunit IIA, with translation MNTSVKDAARLLSVSEKTIYRWIKQEVMPVYRVHEQYRFNRSELLEWATSRRMGIAAEAFLEPDTDDSPLPTLIESLESGGVVYRLDGTSRHEVLTKLVDELRLPEEVDRDYLLKVLKAREKLASTGIGDGIAIPHPRNPVLLHVTKPSVTLAFLENPVDFHALDKKPVHTLFCMISPTLRAHLHLLSKLSFALRDPGFRAAIDNQGSRDEIFSALRKLNETLLG
- the garR gene encoding 2-hydroxy-3-oxopropionate reductase produces the protein MQQPARYLEENCVDWTESTKGNFKEQEKESMRIGFIGLGIMGKPMCKNLMKAGHKLVVMDLDVDKTDELVAMGAKVVMTPKAVAQNADIIIVILRNSPDVEAVVLGTDGIIDGVKAGSIVIDMTSIAPAVSKKVATELAKKDVEMLDAPVSGGEPKAIDGTLSIMVGGKKEVFDKCYGILKDMAASVVHTGSIGAGNITKLANQIIVALNIAAMSEALVLATKAGVEPELVFQAIRGGLAGSAVLDAKAPLVMERNFNPGMRIYHHMKDLGNVLQTSHEIGVPLPLTASVLEMMQAMKVEGLDHLDHAALICYYEKLAKVEVKR
- a CDS encoding NADH:flavin oxidoreductase is translated as MPGLFSKVNLGRLAVRNRIVRSATHEGMADSAGLPRPELLQLLTELAHGGTGTLISGHAFVLPEGRASRWQLGLAEEAQLPGVRQMAAAVHSSPTARFILQLAHAGARADLPLLDLPAKGPSAGACGVADAPAMDEEDIARTIAGFVSAAKRAQQAGCDGVQIHAAHGYLLSTFLSPLFNRRTDDWGGSTAKRARIVLDIVSGIRQVAGEHFPILMKMNAADFVAGGLQPAEMIEIAGMLEQAGLDAVEMSGGTPLSGKQNPIRVGDDSVWYRDAAEQFKKKLALPLILVGGIRNAASAEELVNQGICDAVALSRPLIRQPDLPDIWRNDAARSADCISCNRCMVPMRNGEGLYCPLLKKTQT